The following proteins are co-located in the Nonlabens ponticola genome:
- the era gene encoding GTPase Era yields the protein MEHKAGFVNIVGNPNVGKSTLMNALVGERLSIITSKAQTTRHRILGIVNGDDFQMVLSDTPGIMKPAYKLQESMMDFVKNAFEDADCILYMVELGEKELKNEDFEKRLTFAEVPVIVLINKIDKGDENQLSEALSHWKERLPNAEIFAISALENFGVPQLLNRIIELLPVSPAYYPKDALTDKPERFFVNESIREKILIHYKKEIPYSVEIDTEEFFEDENIIRIRSVIMVERETQKGIIIGHKGTAVKRVGVEARKDLEKFFGKQVHLELYVKVNKNWRSDEKQLRRFGYKGDNK from the coding sequence ATGGAACACAAGGCAGGATTTGTAAATATTGTAGGAAACCCTAATGTAGGTAAGAGCACGCTCATGAATGCTCTGGTAGGTGAGCGTTTGTCTATCATTACTAGTAAGGCTCAAACTACTAGACATAGGATTCTAGGTATTGTAAATGGTGATGACTTCCAGATGGTATTGAGCGATACACCTGGTATTATGAAACCAGCTTACAAGCTGCAAGAGAGCATGATGGATTTTGTCAAGAATGCTTTTGAAGATGCAGACTGCATCTTGTATATGGTAGAGCTAGGTGAGAAAGAGCTCAAAAATGAAGACTTTGAAAAGCGATTAACCTTTGCGGAAGTTCCGGTTATTGTACTCATCAACAAAATTGACAAAGGCGACGAGAACCAATTATCAGAAGCTTTGTCCCATTGGAAAGAGCGTTTGCCTAATGCTGAGATTTTTGCCATAAGTGCACTTGAAAACTTTGGTGTACCGCAATTGCTTAACCGCATTATAGAATTACTACCAGTTTCTCCGGCTTATTATCCCAAGGATGCTCTTACTGACAAGCCAGAACGCTTTTTTGTCAATGAGAGCATACGCGAGAAAATCCTGATTCATTACAAGAAAGAAATTCCGTATTCAGTAGAAATTGATACTGAGGAGTTTTTTGAGGACGAGAATATCATCCGCATACGATCAGTTATTATGGTGGAGCGCGAGACTCAAAAAGGAATCATTATAGGTCATAAAGGGACAGCGGTAAAACGCGTAGGCGTTGAGGCAAGGAAGGATCTTGAGAAATTCTTCGGCAAGCAAGTCCATCTTGAGTTGTATGTAAAAGTGAATAAGAACTGGCGTAGTGATGAGAAACAATTAAGGCGTTTTGGCTATAAAGGTGATAACAAGTAG